The Hydra vulgaris chromosome 14, alternate assembly HydraT2T_AEP genome includes the window aatatatttatatatatatatatatatatatatatatatatatatgaaggcCTTTGCTTCGATACCTGTGATCAGTCAAATGGAGAGCGGTATGTATTAAAGGAAACCAGTGAAATAATTTCAACCCCACCTAGTATAATGGATGGTATCAAAAATACCAAAGCACCGGAAGTAGGCATACCCGGCCAGTTTAATACTCAAAGCCCTGCTACCGTAGAAGCACAGAGCAATACATTCTCAAGAGTAggacaaaatattaaaagaccTAAATACCTAAACGACTAAATTACTTATTAGTTCAGCATTTCTTTCATTGATAGGAGTAATTCCCATGGACAAATTCAAAAGTGGATAAGACTGTTGTATTTATAGCGCATTTTGAAAACATGACATCATTTCCTGTCGATTTAAAACTTGACACTTCAGCGAACAATATATATCAATTGCGTTCTATCATTAATTCTATTATCGCATTTTACTTagattaaaattgttattgtagtgACTTTATATTTGATTAAAGCCTAATATTTAATGTTGTATTAATTTGCGGGCTCACAACAATATGTATTCCTAGAAGTGCAAAACAATCAGATCTTTATAAGCTTTGTCaatttagaaaagatcaacaaattaaaagtaactgCTGTAAATACTGTTGTAAGTCTAAACTTAATGTTAATTTTTCCTAAATCAAttgacataaaaatatttaagagtaTTTTGTCAAGTGACTGTAGCTGCTATAATCCAtccataaaaaagttaatgacaCTAAAGTTTTTGCATCTACTTTTCTCAAATTCttcataattgtttatattaaaggaCATTGTGAAGATATTTGTACTAGAGATAAAAATTGTGctgttttttcatcaaacaatGTTGAACTGTTAAGTTTTCCTTTAAACTTGGCTGATATGGTGAAAGTTATTTCTCATAAATTTTCTCATGTCTCAGATGTTTATAAGTTGACctaataaaacatttactaattACAAGTCATAATGTTTGCCTCTGACATTTTACTAGTGAACCTATTAAGAAAGTAGAGAAGGCCTTCCAGTTGAAAAcacattattttgttttgaccaATATCAGAGTGATCAATTGAGTAGGTTAAATTTGTCTGGTGATAACATTTGCAATTGGATATTTtactcatatattttatttcactaCTTTTACACTTGGGTTTGTCTTTTTAATGGAATCTTACTTTCATGAGTTtacttttgtttcaaaataacatatatatatatatatatatatatatatatatatatatatatatatatatatatatatatatatatatatatatatatatatatatataaagcaaatttattagaaattgtaataatatttaaacttaaaaatcaaaataataatgataatatttcacaaatgatgattttaaactataaaaaggATACATGTAATTGGCGTCTGGAAGTCTTCCAAACACACTCTGCACGATATATGTCCAACGTTTCGTTGCTTATCcctattcaaatttatttcatattttatttctaatactACTTTTTACCCTCACAgataataaaagtgaataaaaataaaacaattttaacaagttttacagtaattaatttaaacgaAACGCTTACATTTTAACATCACAAGATTTTTCATGATTACAAAATGGACAGTTAAATTGATTCTCTAAAGTTccaaggattttttttttttgtggagcTTTTCGTTTAGCTCTTCTTCTACCCATTTTCTTACAGATATATAGCTTTAGTCTTTCTTTAAGATAATTTCAAAACAGTGATGCTTTATTATTAGAGCCTTTCGTCGTTGTAAGTGCGTGTTGATCGACTTCGTGTCACACTCACGAATGCGAATGAATTAGTCAGATAATCCATTTACGcgtcttatttaaaaaaaaaagtccctAATTTAACTCCCGAATTTCAAAGCCATACATTCATTTCGTTCAACTCAAATTTAAGAATAGTTTAAGAAATTTGCctgattcttacaaaaaaatggcttttaagTACTTTAGAAGATTATTTGTAAGAATTAGGCAAATTCCTGAAATTGTGAAATTGACACCACTCTAAATTgcttgagttttttatttaatgcctaaaataaagaaaacctgttaggcaaaaaaaaaatccggaATCCGGAAAAAAAACATGGAGTCCGGGTTTGAAGTTTtgaggttttttaaataaatttgtgaaGTTAAGTTTTTGCATTCATTGAATCTATTTTTCTATGTAGCAGCCTTTAAATCCATTCCAGCTCTAGCCCGATaggcgacattggtacggaggGAGATGTGAACTTCTTGTTAAATGCTTTCCCGCGGTACTCTgcgataagaccgtaaggacttctgggagcacctaaaataactacaaaaaaaagaaaaattttttcggAAAGACAAAAAGTTTCacataacttttttagttaatacCAGATGTAAcccaaaaaatgtaaaattttccAACAATAGATAAAAGACCAATGCCAAGAATAATAGAGAAGTTGATTAAAAAGAGTCAAATAGAAATCAAAAAACCAGGTACTTATAGTTTTGGTGGTTTATTAGTTATAACAAAAGAGGATGGACTTTGATTACattctaaagataaaaatcttaatttaaagcAATTAGAGACATCTGGTAGAGTTGGATATACTACAATGAAGCCTGATGATTCTAAAAAATACATcgtttaaagaaaattaaattggaAACGTTCCATCAAGCCATCAACTTCAATTCTGAATGATTACATAGAGGAACACGAAAGTAGTAATGAGTCAATAAGTGACAATGGCAGTGATGATTTATAGGGatctataaaaatgattttgcaaattttaacaCTGGGAAAACAAGTGTTGTGATAAAGAGATTAATGACACATTTTAAATGTGTTGGCTTTCAGAAACCTCTTTATGTTGGTTGTCAACACCATATATTAGTTCGATTAATAATGTCTGGATGACTTTTTTGAAGGTAATACCTTTCGACTAAACCGTCATATTATTTCGTTAAGCAATAAGCAGTAAATATGACTATATAACATTGAACTTTGACAATAGTGGTGTACAATTGAAGGAGAATGAACTGAAATGGAGAGATGACATGCAGTTTTTGAAGCATCTGATTAACGTAGTGAAATACTTTTGGAATAAAAAGGAATTTCCTaaggttaattttaaaagtttaccaaATATAAGCAAATCTAGATTGAACTCCCGGgcaatttatttactacttgcTCACATAGTAATTCTTTCAAACAGACAACAACTTGAAATGGCAGTTAAGCTTGTTGCTGGAAAATAGGCAGATAACTGGTTTTCAAACCAATTGTTTAACCCTgaaaatgttaaagaatttgAGGAAGCCATTAAAGATCATCCAGAGGCTATCAATACATTCACAAAGTTTCGGTGTGATATTCTTTCGCCTATAAATACGCAAGAGTCCAACATTTGTGCCAAACGAGCAGTAAAAGTTTTAGAAGATATCAAAAGTAATTTGCAAATCTGTATTTGAATGTTTATTAACAAATCACGATTGAAGCAAATGCAAACCCTTTTAGGTAAtgtagttttattaatatagttttacaacattttaatgTTTGGTTAATTTGATCAATATAGCTTTATtacgtgatatatatatatatatatatatatatatatatctatatatatatatatatatatatatatatatatatatatatatatatatatatatatatatatatatatattacttatttgaacataaattattattttaggacAACgcggaaaatattttaattcaaattaccAGTAAATAATTTCTTGGCGTATTTGATTAACAGCTTTTGGCTCGCCTCTCTAGTGGGTCAGTGCGTGAGTTTTTTTCTAGTTGGTCAGTGCGTGAGCTTTTTTCTAGTGGGTCAGTGTGTgagtttttttcagaatatgacATGCtcattgagttttttaaaaatactatacctttaataatatatatatatatatatatatatatatatatatatatatatatatatatatatatatatatatatatatatatatatatatatatgtgcagcAGCCGCTGCGGGCCAGAGTGTTTGAAAAGGCCAGCAAGCAAGTaatcaattctttttttaattagttaaaaaaaaaagggaaagaAAGTAAGAAGCCAATTTAAAACGAACTGCTAATCTAAATGTTGTTGCGTCATTGCCtaaattgacaatatttttttcaaaaaataaagcgaaaaaactaattcaaaacgTCGATGAATTTTCTACCAAACCGACTAACTAGATACCTCAAAATAATTGCTGGAACTTTGCAACGCGCCTCAAAAGAGTTATCATGAcggcattttttgaaaactaataaaTGCTCATTAGGCAATCAGTGAGCATCCGCAATCtgctaaacataaaaataccaTCTCTAACTTTGTTAttcaaagttaataaagttCCAGGATTTatcgtatttttgttaaacagtATCAAGATGAAAAGGATTATTAGAAAAATGTCTTGCATCGGGAGGTATCAATcatcaaatttcttttttccgggtaaatttaaactatatttgtatttttagattatttatcttttttaaccTAATAGTCTAataatatatacacatttatgtagacctgttaaaaaaaaacaactaacgAGTTATTATTTTACGCATGACGCATCAGAGGGTTAACATTTCGTCAGTCAGACCAGAAATTAGATTTGTCATAATGGAAATTTTCTTGGATCATTAAAGATACTGGCTAAATACAACCCGTTTTTAGCTAAACATACAAACCGTCACATAAATCAAAGAAAAGGTAGCACTTCTTACTTATCTGCTAACATTAGCAAAGAGCTCATCGAGCAACTTGGTGGTTTGCTTTTACAAATAATTGGTAGATATAAatcgcttttatatttttatttgatatactttgaaattgctttaaaaagagaattttacaagtttaaaataacatgttttatACTATCAAATTATGTTCCGACAGTTATTGAACTGTtgcaaatattataatattattgtcGATTTAACCATAGACATTACGCACGTAGATCAACTCACCTTTGCTGTTCGCCATGTAAAGCCTGACGGAAAACGagttaaacgttttttatcaTTGATTCGAATGAGAGATTACGGGGTTTAAGTAGGTTTAAGCTGGGGCTTAAACTTGTCAAAAAGACATTAGAGATGCACTGCATCAACATTACTGATTGCTGTCGACAGTTGTATGGCAATGTCTCCAATATGTCTGGGGTGTACACTGAGTTGCAAGCATATTTTAAGGAATTAAATCGACTAGCTGAATATGTTGCACGCTCCGATCATTCTTTAAATCTGGTTTATGTTGCAGTAGCTGCGTTTTGTATGACAGCTGCTTTCTTTGCCTTTCTTAGAcagctaactttttttttaactagataactttttttgcttcaaTACATTGCTAGGAAGTCTTTCTGCTGCTGTTACAAATTGTATAAGTAGAAAAGAAAGATCTGATTCTCTAACGCTTATTCTTTGGATTACCTAGTCATAAATACCACAACTAGTTGCTGGTTTTTGTTCTTATGTTTAACACAAATTTGTTACTCATTTGTTCACAGTTATATAAGCAATGCTATTACTGCCAGGGGTAGTACAgacaaaagtaatttaaaacgtCTTTACCGCTGTCAGAAACACGCTATGTGTTTCTGACAATCAATTTTGCAGATCGATTCTTAGaaactagaattttttttatggaatatgAGAATACTCAATGTATACGAATTagttgtatttaataatttattccctttagtttataaagatttattaattttgtaaccCATTAATAAAgtcatctttaaaaataataactttgtaaaaaaactgttttttaaaacaagatttaatcaattttgtatttcatatTATGGATCATATCTCTGAAATAGGATTTATCGATAAGTTTTCTAGtctttagaaataaattaaaaaacttcattttttcaattgaagATATTATTGAATACTTTTGATAATGCAGTTTACAATATATGATGaaatattatgatttaatatgtatatttatattacagtTGCCCTAGAACTTTTATTTacaagtaatatttatattacagcTTTATTTCTATCTGGTATTGTAATAcatgttgtttttcaaaaaaagattccGTCGATCAGATCATCAGGATCTtctatcagaaaaaaattagtgGGAGATGTGAGAAGAAGTAAAAAGGAGGCTGGAGAGGCAACAGCCGTTATTTAGCTGGGGGTTCAACATTACTCAAAGACGGTTCTGTGGATAATTGTATCATCCTTGcaaaaagtttagcaaaataTAGCTGTATTTCTTCGAcagaaaataagaaattattatgGGTTTAGAAAAAGATACAATGATGAAATAACTGATGTATTACGTTTTTAATCaggttttttcaatttataaaacaattacaacATTGAACTTGAGCGTCAGCGTGGCACTCTTTACAATCGGCTTACGAAATACCGTCGGTTACAAAAATTCCTCATGGTAATATAGGTAAGTATCAAAACCATTATGAAATTCGGAAATGTGtctcattgttaaaaaattttaaaatataaaatacagttGGAACCAGTTACAGAAACAACTGAGAAAGAACGAGTTAGCAAAAAAAGAACGGTAAGCTTTACATgagatattatattttatttaaagcgtCCATGAGATATTATATTTAAGCTTGTTTAAAATTACAAGAGAGCCCATTTACTTGCAGatgtcaataaatatattgaaaaagagaaagatctgtaaaatatgaaaaacgATTGATGAATGggatatttattttagttataagcaaaaaatagtagatcatgtttttgtttttcttctttagttgccttattttaaatgataaattagttaaaaaacgaGCCAGTAtaagatttttagaaatttttgttgatgagaatttatcctggcttcctaaaataagatatattcaATCTAAGATCACCAATACAATTGGTATGATGTATCAACTTTGTTCGTATAGCAATAAACAAAGTCtcaaactaatatattttggaTTAATTCATTGCTTCATCAGTTATGCAAATATATCATGGGCAGATACTCAacaatcaaaacttaaaaaaacttatagctTACAAAAACATAAGTGCAGAATCATTTACTCTAAAAATAAGCGTGAACACGCCAAACCTAttatgaaagatatgaaaatgatggatgtttttgaaataaatatctatcagcatttaatttttatgaatcaaTTCAACAATAATCTCTCTCCTGAAAATCTTAacaacaagtttgaaataaatagaaatgaaaactattatttaagAGCAAATATAAGTCACACGTATAAACTGCCTCAAAACGTTAATAAATATACCGAATATAGCATTGTATATCGAGGTCCAAATATATGGAATACctatcaaaaaagatttaaatgtatGGCAAAGTCATTAAGTTTGTTTAAggttcaaatcaaaaaaaaaatttttaaagcttgaGTAACTCTGAAGTTTGTTGATTCTATTTTTTCAGTTTCTATCTTTTTTGATTTACTGATCAGCGCAACAGTTTTATGCTCATTAgggttattaatataatatctacattcaattcaaataaaagtataaataaatggCTCTATGAAATGATTGCGATGACGTAttgtcatcttcatcttctttgagcccctgcctgtttaattctttattttagaaagatcattgtaataagaaaaaatcatatattatattgtgtaTACAAAAACGGTTcttgttgacaagattttactgtCTTCTTCGTTTTTACGGACATATTTTTTCTATCTTGTATATATGTACgttgattatttttgttaaatagcaaaataaatgtaaaaaaaaaaaaaaatcataattgttgataaaagtacaaaaaaactaAGTGTCTTATTACAAAGCACCGTGGAAGAGCAATTTAAATAGGACGTTTACACCTCCGttccttaccaatgtcgcttatcTGGTCAGAGATCTGGAGCATCGAACCTCAGACCTCTTGATTCTGAGAATGAACTGAAATCACTATACCACAATTGCAATGAAGTTATTTCGCATTTTAACtagtatttattacaatttgtTTCTTATATGGAGTAATTTCATGTATAATgcctaattttttgtttgtatttataacTACGCATAACGATTACGTATTTTATTAGGAAAacgaaaaagaaacatttactACGGAtactttgataataataataatttcatttaatttaaggTGATAAGCTGGTAAAAAAACTagaatgtttaatatttattgtttgaaaCTGAAATTAACACACATAACAgtcatcataaaaataaatattacaaaaaaaaaatcttcaaaaaattagttattttttgatgagtcagcaaaaatttttaaaataagctaaaaagcAAAAGATGGGTATTAAGAGATCTATAACTAGTATCAGTATGAAATTTGCTAcagtaaaagaatatataattatCTAGTGcctaaagcaaaatttaaaaaaattgatcaacCGTTTCAAAATGGCGaagattcttttaattttgaattttaagatAAATAGTTCGATGCTCAGTGACTGGTTTCTCATTAAGTACTTGAGTATATAGATTTATTCTGCTTTAGGCTCTAGTGCTCTATAATTTAAACAAGTGTTGAAAATTTCAAGATGAAAGCTCAAATAGATTTTCCAAAATCTATGTTTTCGTTAACCTAcaacaagattttaaaaaaccaagaaaacaataaataaaaaaaaaaatctcaaaaatttccAAGTTGGTATGATTCCTCTTCTACTAGTTCTTTTTCTTTGTCCAAATATCCTTTTCTCTTTGCTCTAAACAATTTTCTTCTTTCCATACTCTTTttggttgattttttatttatattttgaatccGAAGTGTGTCTTTTTTGATTGAAcctataattgtttttgttccaaaagacaatttaattttatcaaaaagtcGTACAAGTCCAGATATACcatcattaaaacttattattgcaGATGCAACTCCAATTTCTAAAGTGGTTTTTGAAACAAAAGTATCTTTTGGACATCTTTTCCATACAATATGATTCAGAGCCTCATTTAGGTTTTGAGTGGATCCATCTAAACAGCGACTCAAAAGATCATCACTACGTAAATCCTTAAAAATTGGATAGATTGCAGTTTTCACTGCAATTGGTAAATTAACTGATGGTTTGTACCGCTTGATATTTTTCCAGTAATTACACCAACTATCATTAGTGCGGGGACAAAACTGGTGACGAACTCCAGGATCTTTAATACCTGAACAATGCCACAATACTGCCAGTACTCCTTTTTTCATCATATACAAAGCAGTACTTTTGTTACCATTCCAACTTGAAAGAGAGTTTTGGCGAATAGCTATGCCAAAATAGTTCTGCATTTTGTTAACAGTATTATCAGTTAATCTTCCCTTCCCGCTAAGTCCTTTGCCATCTGTTAAATGGTTATACCTTTCATGCTAACACGAAGTTTGCGGAGCCGTGTGCCGAGTCTCTTTTGAACATGGCCAACACATTTAGATTTTATAGGTTCCAAATCTTCACCATATGGCTTtgattctttaacttttttaaaggatTAAGTATCGCCATCGCCAATGTAATGGGAGTAccgaatattttatttttcaatagataaagaaaatatttcaaccGCACCAGCAGATTCCATTGCTCCTGAACTTTGGGCATGGTTCAATTTACACTCATGCGTTTTGATCCATTTATTGTGCTCATTAGTTCCTTTTCGATTTTCCCATTTTAAACATCCtttacaaaactttgaaaaaacctTGTAATCGATTACCTTTTTGTTTTCTGTCGAAATAGCAGTGACAATGCCATTCAGCGAACAATGGCCACGCTTTTGCCATGAACCATCCAAACTTATTCTACAATCAACATTGTCGGTTTCGAAATTACCAAGTTTTAATGTACACCGTAACTCTTTGGCTGCATCACCCATACTAGCAATAGCACTGTCAATATTaagtggtaaaaaaaatttattaatgtcaTCATATGCTGAATGGACTAGTGGTGCAGGCATATTCATAATAGTCGCAAAACTTTTTAGTGCTTCATTCATTTACCCACGAAAGTGGGTAATTGACATGAAGcactaaaaacttttgaaagaaCAACAGTTCACGAAATGCAATaactgatctttttttttttttttttttttttttctttctctgttttaatataatataagatttTACAACTTcgtaatataaaatttcaataaataaaataagtaaaacagataggggctcaaagaagatgaggatgacagTACGTTatcacaatcttttcatagagcccctataacaagatttcaaaaaaaatatcgtAACATGTTACAATATgcgtaataaaatttcaataaatcttACATTTACTTCCGACGATTTTTTAACACGATTATCTTTACTTGGAAGTTGAATATCAGGAGaagaaaaacaattataaatccAGGTACAGTTCAAACATGTAAATTGAAACCTAATATTTAACCCTCTTTTTTCTTGATCTTGATGACAATTACATCTCTGCTGCTGCATATGGGACATGCACAAACTTTACTTAGCAGCTCCTTGaatttgttaaagttaaaaagaaaaaaaaagtcatcagGGTCAGTTTTAATATGCAAGAGTTTGCTTATTgatctatttaattttgaagaacTAGTTGATGGATTAGACATACTTTCTTTTTCTCCATtggctaaaaacaaaacttgacaAGGTTCATTATTTATGTTAGATTCTGCTAAAggaatactattatttaaagcAGTGTGTTGATTTTTTGaacttcttcttcttcttcttcccAGTGAAAAAGCGCATATGGGATACGCGTGGATTTTTTCCATATGTAACCATTGTGGGGATTATTATTTTGTCCCATGTGGGTTTCATATGGTAAATCCCACATGGATTCCATATGGTAAATCCCATATGGGATACACGTGGGTTTTTACCATATGTAACTCATATGGGGATTATTATTTTGTCCCATGTGGGTTTCATATGGTAAATTCCACATGGGTTTCATGTGGTAAATCCTACATGGGATATAGGTGGAAAATACTACATGTTATAGATCTTAAACGCCACATATTTTAATCCAAATGGTATAAAAGTAGTCAATACTAGACAAATGAAAGTCCGaatgataattaaaatagtaatttaaaattaatcatcGAAGCTTTCAGAGAGGCTTAACTTAATCTGGTATTTGCTACTTTATCCCATTTGGTATTCAAAATGTGTAGCATTTTTGATCTTTTACATGTGATGTTTTCCACCTATAACCTATGTGGGATTTACCTTAAACTATTATaacgaaattttataaaattataaaacgtgttgcaaaatgaatttattttaaaataaatgctatTAATCACTACATccaaaatgaatattaaaaatattttttcttttgcgaTTTACACGCCGTTTTTTGTCGattgaattaattaaatcacTTCGAATTGCATAATACCAAGGTTTTTAGTATTTTCTAACTTTCTtcaaacattttctaaaaaaaaaaatacaaatatatataaatatgaatataaatatatatatatatatatatatatatatatatatatatatgaatatatatatatttatatatatatacatatatatatatatatatatatatatatatatatatatataaagagagagaga containing:
- the LOC100213097 gene encoding transcription elongation factor 1 homolog codes for the protein MGRRRAKRKAPQKKKILGTLENQFNCPFCNHEKSCDVKMDKQRNVGHISCRVCLEDFQTPITYLSEPVDVFGDWIDACEEANA